A window from Salvia miltiorrhiza cultivar Shanhuang (shh) chromosome 2, IMPLAD_Smil_shh, whole genome shotgun sequence encodes these proteins:
- the LOC131008018 gene encoding uncharacterized mitochondrial protein AtMg00810-like, translated as MFKKFANIMTNKFQMSMMGEMNFFLGLQVKQTKEGILINQSKYAKELINKFDIQHMKSVKILMNTNWKVDPGSEEKSISPTKYKEIIGSLLYLTASKPDIAFAVGVCARYQSDPKEAHIDAAKHILRYLKGTPNIEL; from the coding sequence ATGTTCAAGAAGTTTGCTAACATTATGACAAACAAATTCCAGATGtcaatgatgggagaaatgaatttctttctaggaCTACAAGtgaagcagaccaaagaaggaatactgatcaaccAGTCAAAGTATGCCAAAGAACTGATCAACAAGTTCGACATTCAGCatatgaaatcagtcaagattctGATGAACACCAACTGGAAGGTGGATCCAGGATCTGaagaaaaatctatatctccAACCAAATACaaagaaatcattggatcactACTCTATTTGACTGCTAGCAAACCAGACATTGCATTTGCAGTCGGagtttgtgcgagatatcagtcagatcccaAGGAAGCTCACATAGACGCTGCAAAGCATattctaagatatctcaaaggcacgcccAACATAGAACTGTGA